One Candidatus Paceibacterota bacterium genomic region harbors:
- the rpmH gene encoding 50S ribosomal protein L34 — protein MSITYHKKTKTRKRKHGFQKRMQTKNGRRILSRRRRKGRKKIVVSD, from the coding sequence ATGTCTATTACTTATCACAAAAAAACAAAAACAAGAAAGAGGAAGCACGGTTTCCAAAAAAGGATGCAAACGAAAAACGGCAGGCGGATTTTGAGTCGGAGGAGAAGAAAAGGCAGAAAAAAAATCGTTGTCAGTGATTAA
- the rnpA gene encoding ribonuclease P protein component — MIKITMLPQKNRIRKKKEIEKIFKKGRTFKEASLILKTMRNDLGVNRFGFIVSQKVAKKANIRNKIKRRLREIIRLNSLKSDSDNLFITLPGMEKNDFAETKRIAEKLLNKANIK, encoded by the coding sequence GTGATTAAAATAACCATGCTTCCCCAAAAAAACAGAATCCGAAAAAAGAAAGAGATAGAAAAGATTTTTAAAAAAGGCAGAACCTTTAAAGAAGCTTCTTTAATTTTGAAGACGATGAGAAACGATCTAGGGGTGAACCGCTTCGGTTTCATTGTTTCGCAAAAAGTTGCCAAAAAAGCAAATATCAGAAACAAAATTAAAAGAAGGCTGAGAGAAATAATCAGATTGAATTCATTGAAATCAGACAGCGATAATTTATTTATTACCCTTCCCGGAATGGAAAAAAACGATTTTGCAGAAACAAAAAGAATTGCAGAAAAACTATTAAACAAAGCGAATATA